The following coding sequences lie in one Bacteroidota bacterium genomic window:
- a CDS encoding rod shape-determining protein — protein MGLFNFLTQEIAIDLGTANTLIIHNDKVVVDEPSIVAVDRMSGKVIAVGKQAMQMHGKTHENIKTIRPLKDGVIADFHAAEHMIRGMIKMINPGRRLFQPSLKMVICIPSGITEVEKRAVRDSAEHAGGKEVYLIHEPMAAAIGIGIDVEEPMGNMIIDIGGGTSEIAVIALGGIVCDKSIRIAGDEFTSNIEEYMRRQHNILIGERSAERVKIEVGAAMTEIDNPPPDYAVHGRDLMTGIPKEIYVSYVEIAHALDKSISKVEEAILNALEMTPPELSADIFRTGIYLAGGGSMLRGLDKRISLKTKLPVHIAEDPLRAVARGTGIALKNVTKFPFLMK, from the coding sequence ATGGGTTTATTTAATTTTTTAACACAAGAAATTGCGATTGACTTAGGAACAGCCAACACGCTTATTATTCACAATGATAAAGTAGTTGTAGACGAACCAAGTATCGTTGCTGTTGATCGAATGAGTGGAAAAGTAATTGCTGTTGGGAAGCAAGCCATGCAAATGCACGGAAAAACACATGAGAACATCAAAACCATTCGTCCTTTGAAAGACGGAGTAATTGCGGATTTCCACGCAGCAGAGCACATGATTCGCGGAATGATTAAAATGATTAATCCGGGAAGACGCTTATTTCAGCCATCTTTAAAGATGGTTATTTGTATTCCTTCCGGAATCACCGAGGTGGAGAAACGTGCGGTACGTGATAGTGCTGAACATGCAGGTGGCAAAGAAGTATACTTAATTCACGAACCAATGGCAGCAGCAATTGGTATCGGTATTGATGTGGAAGAACCGATGGGAAACATGATCATTGATATCGGTGGTGGTACCAGCGAAATTGCCGTTATCGCATTGGGTGGAATTGTTTGTGATAAATCTATCCGTATTGCCGGTGATGAATTCACGTCCAACATTGAAGAATACATGCGTAGACAACACAATATTTTAATTGGTGAACGTTCTGCCGAACGTGTAAAAATTGAAGTAGGTGCTGCCATGACAGAAATTGATAATCCTCCACCGGATTATGCTGTGCACGGAAGAGATTTGATGACCGGTATTCCAAAAGAAATTTATGTATCGTACGTAGAGATTGCACATGCATTGGATAAATCTATTTCGAAAGTGGAAGAAGCGATTTTGAATGCATTGGAGATGACACCTCCCGAACTTTCTGCCGATATTTTCAGAACAGGAATTTATTTAGCAGGTGGTGGTTCGATGTTACGTGGCTTGGATAAACGTATTTCGTTAAAAACAAAATTACCGGTTCACATTGCGGAAGATCCACTAAGAGCGGTTGCACGCGGAACAGGTATTGCGTTGAAAAACGTAACCAAGTTCCCTTTCCTAATGAAATAA
- a CDS encoding ABC transporter permease, translating to MIVFGLLKESVSFAIASLATNKLRTILSLLGITIGIFAIIIVFTIVDSLEQNLRKSVQSLGDDVVFVQKWPWTFGPDYPWWKYMNRPVPDYPELNKILEKCDGAQSAAFLASSRITIKHKSNSIERVNINMASHQYDRVKNFEIAEGRYFTDIESASGRPVAIIGDVLAKALFPNQNPIGEMVKINGAKVMVIGVFKKEGESILGGSVDTEVLVPINYARSLVDIRSEDLDPQILVRAKPGISNDDLIDELTGLMRSIRKLKPRSDDNFALNQTSLISTQFDSLFGVVGLVGWVIGGFSILVGGFGIANIMFVSVKERTNIIGIQKSLGAKNYFILSQFLFEAIFLSLLGGTIGLMIVFLLTLVAGDSIGMEIVLSKSNVILGFTISILIGVVSGFVPAYGASQLDPVEAIRSN from the coding sequence ATGATAGTTTTTGGCTTATTAAAGGAAAGTGTTTCATTTGCGATTGCATCTTTGGCAACAAATAAGTTGCGCACGATTCTTTCGCTATTGGGCATTACCATTGGTATTTTCGCCATTATCATTGTGTTTACCATTGTCGATTCTTTAGAGCAAAACCTCCGTAAAAGCGTTCAAAGCTTGGGTGATGATGTGGTGTTTGTTCAAAAATGGCCATGGACCTTTGGTCCGGATTACCCATGGTGGAAGTACATGAATCGTCCTGTGCCGGATTATCCCGAACTCAATAAAATCCTCGAAAAGTGTGATGGTGCTCAATCGGCAGCCTTTTTGGCTAGTTCACGTATTACCATCAAACACAAAAGCAATAGTATTGAACGTGTGAACATCAACATGGCTTCACATCAATACGACCGTGTAAAGAATTTTGAAATTGCTGAAGGGCGCTATTTTACAGATATTGAATCCGCTTCCGGCCGGCCGGTCGCTATTATCGGTGATGTGCTTGCAAAAGCCTTATTCCCCAACCAAAACCCGATTGGCGAAATGGTGAAAATTAATGGCGCTAAAGTAATGGTGATTGGCGTTTTCAAAAAGGAAGGAGAAAGCATTTTGGGTGGAAGTGTGGATACGGAAGTGTTGGTGCCCATCAATTATGCTCGCAGCTTGGTGGATATTCGAAGCGAGGATCTCGACCCTCAAATCTTAGTGCGGGCAAAACCTGGCATCAGCAATGATGACTTGATTGATGAATTAACCGGATTGATGCGTTCTATCCGAAAGCTGAAACCGCGTTCGGATGATAACTTTGCGCTCAACCAAACCAGTTTAATTTCTACTCAGTTTGATAGTTTGTTTGGGGTAGTCGGACTTGTCGGTTGGGTGATTGGTGGTTTTTCTATCTTGGTGGGTGGTTTTGGAATTGCCAATATCATGTTTGTATCTGTAAAGGAACGCACAAATATTATAGGGATTCAAAAATCCCTTGGAGCAAAAAATTATTTCATCCTTTCTCAATTCTTATTTGAGGCCATCTTTTTATCGTTGCTAGGAGGAACGATAGGGTTAATGATTGTATTCCTCTTGACATTGGTGGCAGGCGATTCCATCGGGATGGAGATTGTATTGAGTAAATCCAATGTCATTTTAGGGTTTACTATCTCTATATTAATAGGTGTGGTTTCTGGATTTGTTCCAGCATATGGGGCATCACAATTGGATCCGGTGGAGGCGATTCGGAGTAACTAG
- the purH gene encoding bifunctional phosphoribosylaminoimidazolecarboxamide formyltransferase/IMP cyclohydrolase: protein MSGTKKIKNALISVYYKDNLEPVIHQLNALGVKIFSTGGTQEFIEKLGVAVTPVESLTSYPSILGGRVKTLHPKIFGGILSRRELQSDIDQLEEYEIPEIDLVIVDLYPFEETVKSGAAEQAIIEKIDIGGISLIRAAAKNFKDVVIVSSKNEYTYVHDTILVAQKGESTLENRRYLATCAFNVSSHYDTAIFNYFNGENTVAFKQSIQDAQVLRYGENPHQKGVFYGNLDAMFTKLNGKELSYNNLLDVDAAVSLIAEFTDTTFAILKHNNACGIASRKNLVDAYKAALAGDPTSAFGGVLITNKEIDLATAEEINKLFCEVIIAPAYDPKAIDLLKSKPNRIILIQKNVPLAKKSFRTLLNGVIEQDKDLKTETTVEMQTVTITSPTADELSDLEFANKIVKHTKSNTIVLAKNKSLLASGVGQTSRVAALQQAIVKANHFGFDLKGSVMASDAFFPFPDCVEIAHKAGITAVVQPGGSIKDKDSVAYCDANGVAMVMTGTRHFKH from the coding sequence ATGAGTGGAACAAAAAAGATAAAGAATGCACTTATTTCGGTGTATTATAAAGATAATTTAGAGCCTGTGATTCATCAACTGAATGCATTGGGCGTAAAAATATTCAGCACCGGTGGCACACAAGAGTTTATTGAAAAGCTTGGTGTTGCTGTTACTCCGGTTGAATCATTAACTTCTTATCCGTCCATTTTAGGTGGACGTGTAAAAACATTGCACCCGAAAATTTTTGGTGGAATCCTTAGCAGAAGAGAGTTACAAAGTGATATTGATCAATTGGAAGAATATGAAATTCCTGAAATCGATTTAGTTATTGTAGATTTATATCCATTTGAAGAGACTGTAAAATCAGGTGCTGCAGAACAAGCCATCATCGAAAAAATTGACATTGGCGGAATTTCCTTGATTCGTGCTGCTGCAAAAAATTTCAAAGATGTGGTAATTGTTTCTTCAAAAAACGAATACACGTATGTGCATGATACTATCCTTGTTGCTCAAAAAGGAGAATCAACTTTAGAGAATCGAAGATACCTAGCAACCTGTGCATTCAATGTTTCTTCACATTACGATACCGCCATTTTTAATTATTTCAACGGAGAAAACACAGTCGCATTCAAACAAAGTATTCAAGATGCACAAGTATTGCGATACGGAGAAAACCCGCATCAAAAAGGGGTGTTCTACGGAAACTTGGATGCCATGTTTACAAAGTTGAACGGAAAAGAATTATCCTATAACAACTTATTGGATGTAGATGCAGCCGTTAGTTTGATTGCTGAATTTACGGATACAACTTTCGCCATTTTAAAACATAACAACGCTTGTGGCATCGCTTCTCGAAAAAATTTAGTGGATGCTTACAAAGCAGCATTGGCTGGCGACCCAACAAGTGCATTCGGTGGCGTACTCATCACCAACAAAGAAATTGATTTGGCTACGGCTGAAGAAATCAACAAACTATTTTGTGAAGTAATTATTGCTCCGGCTTATGATCCAAAAGCAATAGACTTATTAAAATCAAAACCAAACAGAATTATTCTGATTCAAAAAAATGTTCCTCTCGCAAAAAAATCATTCCGCACATTGTTGAATGGTGTGATTGAGCAAGACAAAGATTTGAAAACAGAAACAACAGTTGAAATGCAGACAGTAACCATAACATCACCGACTGCAGATGAGTTGAGTGATTTGGAATTTGCGAATAAAATTGTGAAGCATACAAAATCAAACACCATTGTTCTTGCTAAAAACAAATCTTTATTAGCAAGTGGTGTCGGACAAACTTCACGTGTAGCTGCTTTGCAACAAGCAATCGTGAAAGCAAACCATTTTGGATTTGACTTGAAAGGTTCTGTAATGGCATCCGATGCATTCTTTCCATTTCCGGATTGTGTAGAGATTGCTCACAAAGCAGGAATCACTGCTGTTGTTCAACCGGGTGGATCGATCAAAGACAAAGATTCTGTTGCGTATTGCGATGCAAACGGGGTTGCGATGGTGATGACAGGAACGAGACATTTTAAACATTAA
- the mreC gene encoding rod shape-determining protein MreC → MRNLLVFITKNYFFFMFLLLETFCISILAQNNKFQRASFVNSSNQISASVLSTSENIQQYFYLKSENERLAKENAELLSHDLLSFSVLVNGEYTVNDTVKRQKYTFTHAKVVNNSTNRRNNYLTLDKGSKQGVTNKMGVTSSSGVVGIVENVSENFCTVKSLLHSNTIINSKLKKDGSFGPLNWDGESFEFATLNDIPTHVRLFKGDTVVTSQYTLMFPENIMIGTVDSYYRESTKPFYTVKVKLSTDFKKLSHVYIVDNKLRVEQETLEEKTKANDKE, encoded by the coding sequence ATGCGCAACCTGCTCGTTTTTATTACTAAAAATTATTTTTTCTTTATGTTTCTACTCCTGGAAACATTTTGCATTTCCATTCTCGCTCAAAACAATAAATTTCAACGTGCAAGTTTTGTTAATTCTTCCAATCAAATTTCTGCTTCTGTTTTAAGCACTTCCGAAAACATTCAACAATATTTCTATTTAAAAAGTGAAAACGAGCGATTGGCAAAAGAAAATGCAGAACTATTATCTCACGACTTACTCTCCTTTTCTGTTTTGGTAAATGGTGAATACACCGTAAATGATACTGTAAAAAGACAAAAATATACATTCACACATGCAAAGGTGGTAAACAATTCCACCAACAGAAGAAACAATTATCTGACGCTTGACAAGGGCTCCAAACAAGGTGTCACCAATAAGATGGGTGTAACATCCAGTTCAGGCGTTGTTGGAATTGTAGAAAATGTTTCCGAAAATTTTTGTACCGTTAAATCATTATTGCATAGCAATACCATCATCAATTCGAAATTAAAAAAAGATGGTTCTTTCGGTCCGTTAAACTGGGATGGTGAAAGTTTTGAATTTGCAACCCTCAATGACATTCCTACACATGTTCGTTTATTCAAAGGTGATACCGTTGTAACCAGTCAATACACATTGATGTTTCCCGAGAACATCATGATTGGAACAGTTGATAGTTACTATAGAGAATCGACCAAACCATTTTATACCGTAAAAGTAAAACTGTCGACCGACTTTAAAAAACTGAGTCATGTTTATATTGTAGACAATAAATTACGTGTAGAACAAGAGACGCTCGAAGAAAAAACAAAAGCCAACGATAAAGAATAA
- a CDS encoding penicillin-binding protein 2 — translation MNQLSDRKFIIIGVFILVGLIYISRLFYIQVIDDTYKLDARNQAFRYTTEFPIRGYIYDRNNKLLVYNEAAYDLMVLPKNVKNIDTMDFCGLLGITKEQFLKKMKKATQAPNSPRKESIFEKQLSPKDYASLQEVLYRFPGFFVQSRTLRKYPKKIAAHMLGYIGEADKRTTEKDPYYKEGDYLGISGIEKSYEKVLRGKKGMHIIMKDVNNRDMGSYMNGLYDTAAISGKPLTTTLDADLQEYAEELMQNKLGSVVAIDPSTGEILAIVTSPTYDPNLFVGRARNKNFVELSKDSIGKPLFNRSTMASYPPGSTFKLVMALIGLNEGVLTASTRYPCARGYPPLGGRPKCHPHGSPMDLEGAIGTSCNSYFSYVFKSVIEDKKYHNTYKAYANWRDIATSFCLGTKTNSDLANELRGNVPSIAYYDKIFGKGSWKASTVISLGIGQNELGITPLQNANLVAIIANKGWYYTPHIVKAIDGNPNDTLLDRFKVKNYTKIKDTAIYNIVIAGMAKAVDAGTAASLKIEGIPYCAKTGTAQNAGKDHSVFVCFAPRDNPKIAIGILIENAGFGATYAGPIARLMMEKYLKGKITRPDLEKRMFEADLIHKPQNAAVPKQH, via the coding sequence ATGAACCAATTATCCGACAGAAAATTTATCATTATCGGAGTATTTATATTGGTTGGACTGATATACATTTCCCGTTTATTTTATATTCAGGTAATTGATGATACCTATAAATTAGATGCACGTAACCAGGCATTCCGCTACACAACAGAGTTTCCAATCAGAGGATACATCTACGACAGAAACAACAAGCTTTTGGTTTACAATGAAGCAGCATATGATTTAATGGTGCTTCCCAAAAACGTAAAGAACATTGATACAATGGATTTTTGCGGGCTCTTGGGAATAACAAAAGAGCAGTTCCTAAAAAAAATGAAAAAGGCAACACAAGCGCCTAATTCACCACGCAAAGAATCCATTTTTGAAAAACAACTATCTCCGAAAGATTATGCCTCCCTTCAAGAAGTGCTTTATCGTTTTCCAGGATTTTTTGTTCAATCACGTACCCTCCGAAAATATCCTAAAAAAATTGCTGCCCACATGTTGGGGTATATTGGTGAAGCCGACAAACGCACCACCGAAAAAGATCCGTATTATAAAGAAGGAGATTATTTAGGAATAAGTGGAATAGAAAAAAGCTACGAAAAAGTATTGCGTGGAAAAAAAGGAATGCACATCATTATGAAAGATGTGAACAACCGTGATATGGGAAGTTATATGAATGGCTTGTACGACACGGCTGCTATTTCAGGAAAACCACTGACCACAACATTGGATGCCGACCTGCAAGAATATGCAGAGGAACTTATGCAAAATAAACTGGGAAGCGTTGTTGCTATTGACCCCTCTACCGGAGAAATTTTAGCGATTGTTACCAGCCCGACTTATGATCCAAACTTATTTGTTGGAAGAGCAAGGAATAAAAACTTTGTGGAGTTATCAAAAGATTCTATCGGCAAACCGTTATTCAATCGTTCAACAATGGCATCGTATCCTCCGGGATCTACTTTTAAATTGGTGATGGCATTAATTGGATTGAATGAAGGTGTATTAACTGCCAGCACACGCTATCCTTGCGCAAGAGGTTATCCGCCACTGGGTGGCCGACCGAAATGCCATCCGCATGGTTCGCCCATGGATTTAGAAGGTGCGATTGGAACATCTTGTAACTCTTATTTCTCATACGTTTTCAAAAGTGTGATTGAAGACAAAAAATACCACAATACGTATAAAGCTTATGCCAACTGGCGCGACATCGCAACCAGTTTTTGTTTGGGAACAAAAACCAATTCCGATTTGGCAAACGAATTAAGAGGTAACGTGCCAAGTATTGCTTATTATGATAAGATTTTCGGAAAAGGAAGTTGGAAAGCGAGTACGGTTATTTCATTGGGAATTGGACAAAATGAATTAGGGATTACGCCTTTGCAGAATGCCAACTTAGTAGCAATCATTGCAAACAAAGGCTGGTATTATACTCCCCACATTGTAAAAGCCATTGATGGAAATCCAAATGATACCTTGTTGGATCGTTTTAAAGTAAAAAATTATACAAAAATTAAGGATACCGCTATTTATAACATTGTAATTGCAGGGATGGCAAAAGCTGTAGATGCAGGAACAGCGGCATCACTTAAAATTGAAGGAATTCCGTATTGCGCAAAAACAGGAACAGCACAAAATGCAGGAAAAGATCACTCCGTGTTTGTTTGTTTTGCTCCTAGAGATAATCCCAAAATAGCCATTGGAATTTTAATTGAAAATGCAGGGTTTGGAGCTACATATGCCGGACCGATTGCGCGATTGATGATGGAAAAATACTTAAAAGGAAAAATCACTCGTCCTGATTTAGAAAAGAGAATGTTTGAAGCAGATTTAATTCACAAACCACAAAATGCAGCGGTCCCAAAACAACACTAG
- a CDS encoding rod shape-determining protein RodA: MQRSQNNTSIFYNVDWITVLTYLVLILMGWLNIYAAVYNEEHYIITDITQKYGKQLIWIGTSLVIALVILIIDENFFTAFAYFIFGALLLANIAVPFLGREVKGSSSWFRFGDFGIQPAEFMKFAANLALAKFLSNQNIKIADYKNTIVSLLIIGIPAIIIMKLQNETGLAIVFAAFILMLYREGLSVNYLIIGVLAAILFILALLVNNLYLYIIIVLLSVIAMLFYKRSAKNLIIGAAIALVACVMVKGTSYVYEHMEAHQKTRIDVLLGRGTVDLKKEGYNVNQAKIAIGSGGFAGKGYLQGTQTKYDFVPEQDTDFIFCTVGEEWGFIGSTVVILLQLFLIIRLIFMAERQRSPFSRIYGYGVASVLFFHLTVNIGMTIGLAPVIGIPLPFFSYGGSSLWSFTILLFIFIKLDSKRLQILR, encoded by the coding sequence ATGCAGCGGTCCCAAAACAACACTAGCATTTTTTATAATGTCGACTGGATAACAGTCCTCACCTATTTGGTATTAATCCTAATGGGGTGGTTGAATATTTATGCAGCTGTGTATAATGAAGAACATTATATCATTACTGACATCACTCAGAAATACGGAAAACAATTAATCTGGATTGGAACTTCGTTGGTGATTGCCTTGGTAATTTTAATTATTGATGAAAATTTCTTTACGGCCTTCGCCTATTTTATTTTTGGCGCCCTCCTACTCGCCAACATTGCCGTACCTTTCCTGGGGAGAGAAGTAAAAGGGAGCAGCTCGTGGTTTCGGTTTGGCGACTTTGGAATTCAGCCGGCAGAGTTCATGAAGTTTGCAGCGAATTTGGCGCTCGCAAAATTTTTAAGTAATCAAAATATCAAAATTGCAGACTATAAAAACACCATCGTTTCACTTTTGATTATTGGTATACCCGCCATCATTATTATGAAGCTGCAAAACGAAACAGGATTGGCCATTGTTTTTGCTGCGTTCATTCTGATGCTTTATAGAGAAGGATTATCCGTGAACTACCTCATCATTGGTGTACTGGCCGCAATCCTATTCATTCTAGCTTTACTAGTCAACAATTTATACCTCTACATCATAATTGTATTGCTTTCGGTAATCGCAATGTTGTTTTACAAACGTAGTGCTAAAAATTTAATCATCGGAGCCGCTATTGCTCTGGTCGCCTGTGTGATGGTGAAAGGAACGAGCTATGTGTATGAACACATGGAAGCGCATCAAAAAACACGTATCGATGTTTTACTTGGAAGAGGCACTGTTGATTTAAAAAAAGAAGGCTACAATGTGAATCAAGCGAAAATAGCAATTGGGTCAGGTGGATTTGCCGGCAAAGGCTATTTGCAAGGCACACAAACCAAATATGATTTTGTTCCTGAACAAGACACCGATTTTATTTTTTGCACCGTTGGTGAAGAGTGGGGATTTATTGGAAGTACTGTAGTAATCCTTCTTCAGCTCTTTCTCATCATTCGACTGATTTTTATGGCCGAACGGCAACGTTCACCATTCAGCAGAATCTACGGATATGGTGTAGCCTCCGTATTGTTTTTCCATTTAACGGTAAACATCGGGATGACGATTGGCTTAGCACCGGTGATTGGAATTCCATTGCCGTTCTTTAGTTACGGTGGTTCTTCGTTGTGGTCGTTTACTATACTTCTCTTTATTTTTATAAAATTAGATTCCAAGCGATTACAGATTTTGAGATAG